Below is a window of Fibrobacter sp. UWB11 DNA.
AAAATATTGCCTTTGCGCGAGTGGATACAATCCGTAGGTTCTATATTGCGGTTTCGGCTATTGAACTTTTAGTGATTCTTTTGTATCTCCTGAGGATGGTGTGGAATGCCCGCCGTATGGCAGAAGCGGAATCTAGCGAATATTCTGAAATTGCGGATGCGTTGAGCGGAACATACGAGTGCATTTTCTACGTGAATGTCTTGGACGATACCTTTGATTCGTTCCATGCTGACACGCTTATGAATAAGTTGCACGAATCGGTAAATGGACGGGACTTTTTCTTTGAATCCATTTCGAGTTTGCGCAACAACCTTTACGAAGACGATCTTGAAATCGTCATGCACTTTATGGAAAAGGGTGCCTTCCTCAAGCGTCTTGAAGAAAATTCGAGTGCTTCTGTTGAATATAGGCTTGTGATAGACGGTGTTCCTCAGTACTATAGAATGAAGGTTATTCGGTCTCACAAGGATGAAAACCATGTTATTGTCGCTATAGAAAACATTGATTCTGAAGTCAATAAGGCTATTGCTCAGCGTCAAGAACTTGACCGTAACAACAGGGTGATTGAATCGCTTGCTTCTGACTTCGATTTTGTGAACTATGTAACGATTGGCGATGATGCTGCATCGGACTACGTGGTGACGTACCGCGCAAGTTCTGTGCTTTTGAAGGCTATTCCGGGATGGTCTTTGGAAAAGAGCTTTACGAAGAGAATGGAGCTGTTGCAAAAATACTTGGTTTGCGATTCGGATAAACTCCAGTTCCACGAACAGGCAAATCGTGACCGCCTTGTGACCGTATTGAAAGATGAATCTGTTGTCCATATTAACTTCAAGATTAATCTTGATGGTAAGGAAGTCTTTTACCAGATGAAGGTTATTGCCGATAAGGATGAAATCGGCAATCTTAAGGGTCTTGTTTTTGGATTGCATAGTGTTGATGACGAAATCAAGAAACAGATGCAAATCCAATCGAATTTGAAGCGCAACCTTGAAATTATCGATATTTTGTCAGAAGATTATTCTTCGCTCTTCTATTTTAACCTTGTGGACAACACAAGTGGCGTGCTTGCGGTTCGTGAGGATATTAGGGGTGCTTTGAAGGATTTGTTTGCAAATTGCGAAAGACTTGAAGATGTGTTTAAGGCGTTTGTCTTGGATATGGCTCATCCCGATGATCGCGACAAGCTTATAGGGCTTGCTTCTAGAGAAGTCGTGGCTGAAAAACTCGAACACCAGAAACGCTTGACGATTGTGTTTAGGCATCTTTATGGTTCTGAATACAAGTACACGCGCTTGGTGTTTGCCAAGGCTGAACCGACCGATGTTCCGGCTAAACTCATTGCAGTCGGTTTTGTGGAAGTAGACGATCAGTATCGTGCCGAAACGGAACATCAGGAAAATATTGACCGTATCATGAGCCTTTCGGACCAGTATGAAATTGTGTTCGATATCGACATCGATACGGGCATGTTTAGTACTTCGTTGAATGGCAGTAAGTTTAAAGATGCTATTGATGAAAAGACGGGCGAAGCCCTGATTTTCTTTAAGGATAAGGAAGGCGACTTGCAGAAGTCCGTGTACAAGGATGACTTGCCGCATGTGCTGAGATCAATTAATCGTGATGTTGTTTTGACTCGTTTGCAAAACGAGAATTCGTTTGTTCAGGATTATCGCCGCGTGACGACTAATGGTCTCAAGTGGTACCGCCTGAAGGTGACTAAAATGGGTGACTGGTCCAAATCGCATCGTGTGCTCGTTGGCCTTTTCAATAACGATATTGTTTACCGCAAGGAAATTGCGCAGCAGGCAGCTCTTGAACAGGCTCTTGAAATGGCGAAGTCCGCGTCTCGTGCAAAGACGATGTTCCTTAACAACATGAGCCATGATATCCGTACTCCGATGAATGCGATTATCGGTTATACGGAACTTGCGACTATGCATCTTGATAACAAGGACTTGGTTAAAAACTTCCTTGGAAAAATCGAACTTTCGTCGAATCATTTGCTCTCGCTTATCAACGATGTGCTTGATATGAGCCGCATCGAATCGGGCAAATTGAACTTGAATGAAAAGCCGGAACATATTCCGGAAATCATCCATACGTTAAAGGATATTGTTCAGGCCGATATTAACGCTCGCAAGTTGCAGTTCTTTGCAAATAGCATTGGCATTCGAAACGAAGATGTTGTTTGTGATAAGCTTCGCATGAATCAGGTGTTATTGAACGTGATTTCGAATGCTATCAAGTACACTCCGATTGGGGGTTCTATATGGTTCTCTGTGGAACAGAAAGCGTGCGATGAACCTGGCTTTGGCGCCTATGAGTTTAGAATTAGGGACTCGGGCATAGGCATGAGCGAAGAATTCTTGCCTAAAATTTTCGATGCATTTACTCGAGTGAATTCGTCGACTGTTTCAGGAATCCAGGGAACAGGGCTTGGCATGGCGATTACAAAGAATATCGTCGATATGATGGATGGTACCATCGATGTCAGCAGTAAAGTGGATGAAGGAACAGATGTTGTTCTTAACTTCCAGTTTAAACTTGCGCCTGCAAAACAAGAACTGACGAAGGTTAAGGAACTGGAAGGCAAGAAGATTCTTGTTGTAGATGATGATGTTGATTGTATAAGGAGTATCCCGCAAATCTTTAACGCGATGGGTGTTGAAGTTGATTGCTGTTATTCTGGTGCTGAAGCTTTGGAAAAGGTGCAAAAGGCAAAGGCTAGCGGCTTTGCGTATGATGCGTTCCTTGTGGATTGGCGAATGCCGGATATGGATGGCATCAACACGACTACTCGTCTGCGTGAGGAACTGGGTGATGATATCCTTGTGATTGTGATGTCGGCTTATGAATGGTCGGATATCGAAGATAAGGCTCTTGCTGTCGGTATTCGCAATTTTGTAAGCAAGCCCGTGTTCCCGTCGGATGCTAGGGAAACGCTGTTGCAGAGCTTTGGGCTATTGCAGACGGATGCTCCGGTAACGGATAAGAAGGTCTGTTTTAGCGGTAAAAAGGTGTTGCTTGTCGACGATAATGAATTGAACCGCGAAATTGCCGAGGAAATTTTGGAAGATTGCGGTATTGTGGTGACTACGGCTTGCGATGGAGAAAAGGCTGTGGAATACATGAGAACTGTCACGCCGGGGGCATGCGACTTGATTTTGATGGACGTTCAGATGCCGATTATGGATGGTTACGAGGCTACTCGCCAAATCCGTAAGCTAAACAAGGTTGCGGCTGAAATTCCGATTATCGCCATGACGGCGAATGCTTTTGCCGATGATCAGCAGGCGGCCTTGGATGCCGGTATGAACGAACATGTGGCAAAACCTGTGAATGTCAACAAACTGAAAGAGGTACTATCGAGGTTTTTGTAGGAGTTAGGTTACAGGTGGTAGGGGTTAGGATTAATTTCATGCGCTATGCGCATTTGTAAAGGGCGGCGAAGCCGCGATTATTCACCTAATCCCTAAGACCTAATACCTAAAACCCATAAAAAGACTTTAATTTCGATGTATTTTCTAAGTTCTAAGTTCTAAGTTCTAAGTTCTAATAACTATATTTGCTCTCAAATTGCATTTTTGCCTGGGTCCTGTGACCAGATTCGCCAATTCCACTGGTGCTAGAGCAGAGAAACTCGGACAAAAACATGTGATGAAACAACAAACAAAAAAGGAATGGCTACAATGGCTACTATTACTAAAGAAAAAGCTGCAGAACTCACCGCACAGTTTGGTGCTAACGAAAAGGACACTGGTAACGTCCGCGTTCAGATCGCAATCCTCACGGAAAAGATCAAGAACCTCACCGAACACATCAAGACCAACAAGAAGGACTTCCACTCCCTCCGCGGTCTTTCTGCGATGGTTGCAAAGCGCAAGAACCTTCTCAAGTACTACGGCGAAAAGGACATTATCGCTCAGCGTGCTTTGATCAAGGAACTCGGTCTCCGCGGCTAATTCTCGTATTGGAGATTTTTTATGTCAACAGAAGCTTATCAAGCTAAATACGGCAAGATGCTCGATCCGAAGGAAGTGTCGGTAAACCTTCCGGATGGTCGTGTCATTACGTTTGAAACTGGCCGTATCGCAAAGCAGGCACGTGGTTCTGCTGTCGCCAAGATGGGGGACGCGTTTGTCCTTTCTACCGTTTGCTACGGTGAAGAAAAGGATGGTGACTTCTTCCCTCTGACAGTTGAATACCGCGAAAAGTCTTATGCTGCCGGACGCCTGCCTGGTGGCTATAGCAAGCGCGAACCGGGTCGTCCGAGTGATGAAGAAATTCTTTCTGCTCGTATTATTGACCGCCCGATTCGTCCGATGTTCCCGGAAAACTTCACTCGTGAAGTCCAGGTCATTGTTCAGGTTCTTTCTTCCGACAAGAAGTTCGCTCCGGACGTCTTGGGCGTGAGCGCCGCATCTCTTTCCATCGGTCTTTCTGAACTCCCGTTCGAACAGCAGGTTGCTGCGGTTCGCGTGGCTGTCGTCGATGGTCAGAACGTTGTGATGCCGACTTACGACCAGGTTGCCGTGGCCGATCTAGACCTCGTGGTCGCCGGTACGGAAGACTCCGTGTGCATGGTCGAAGGTGGTGCTTACGAAGTGTCCGAAGACACGATGATTGGTGCTATCCTCGCTGGTCACGAAGTAATTAAGGAAATGTGCAAGGCCCAACAGCAACTGGTGGACCGCTGCTCCAAGCCGAAGATGGAACTCAAGCCGAAGTTTGTTGGTGAAGAACACGACAAGCTCGTTGCTACGGTTAAGGAAGTTGTCTGGGACGAACTGAACAAGGACGTCCACTCCAACATGGTGAAGACGGACTTCTATCCGGCTATGGCAGACCTCTGTGCCAAGATGCTCGAAGATCCGCGTATCCTCGCTATTATCGGTGAAGGCGAAGCTCAGAACGCTCAGCTTGCTGCCGATGCGAAGGGCATCTTCAGCGATCTCGAACGCACTGCAATGCGCGAAATGATTTTGAACGAAGGCGTTCGTCTTGACGGCCGTACCACGACCGAAGTCCGCCCGATCGAAATCGAAATGGGCGTGCTCCCGCGTGCTCACGGTTCTGCAATCTTCCAGCGTGGCGAAACCCAGGGTCTCGTCATTTGTACGCTTGGAACAAAGGCTGACGAACAACGTTTCGAAAGCTTGCAGGGCGAAGGCGCAAAGAGCTACATGCTCCATTACAACTTCCCGCCGTTCTCCGTCGGTGAATGCAAGAAGCTCGGTCTCTCTCGCCGTGAAATTGGTCACGGTCACTTGGCCGAACGCTCCCTCGCTGCAGTCCTTCCGCTCCCGGAAGACTTCCCGTACACAATCCGTGTGGTTTCCGAAATCATGGAATCCAACGGTTCTTCTTCCATGGCCTCTGTTTGCGGTGGCTGCCTCAGCTTGATGGACGCTGGCGTTCCTATCAAGGCTCCGGTTGCAGGTATCGCCATGGGCCTCATCTCCGAAAAGGGCTCCGTCAAGGAAGGCGGCAAGATCAAGATCTTGTCCGACATTACTGGTACGGAAGACCACCTCGGCGATATGGACTTCAAGGTGACGGGTACTGCAGAAGGTATCACTGCATTCCAGATGGACATCAAGATCCGCGGTATCACCCCGGAACTTATGCGCGAAGCTTTGGAACAGGCTCGTCAGGGTCGTATCCATATCCTCGGCAAGATGGCTGAACTCGGTCTCCCGGCACCGCGTCCGCACGTTTCTGAAAAGGCTCCGACGATGCTCAAGATGCGCATCCCGACCACGAAGATTCGTGACGTTATCGGTTCTGGTGGCTCTGTCATCAAGGGTATGCAGGCTCAGACTGGCTGCACCATCAACATTGACGACAACGGCAATATCGACATCGCCGCCCCGACGGGTAAGGCCGGTGAAGTTTGCCGCCGCATGATTGAAGAACTCACTGCAGAACCGGAACCGGGCCGCAAGTACAAGGGCAAGGTCAAGACGATTCAGCCGTTTGGCGCATTCGTCGAAATCCTCCCGGGTCGCGATGGCCTCGTCCACATCTCCGAACTTGCCGACCGCCGCGTCGAAAAGGTTGAAGATGTTGTTCATGTCGGTGACGAAGTCGAAGTGCTCTGCCTCGGTGTTGACCCGAAGGGCAAGGTGAAGCTTTCTATCAAGGCTTTGCTCCCGCCGAAACCGGCTGCCCCTGCAGAAGCTGCCCCGGAAGCACCCGCTGCCGAAGCTCCGGCTCCTGAAGCTTAGTCGTGGACTAGTCCAATTAGACTATTAAAGAGAACGCATGGCTTTGGCTGTGCGTTCTCTTTTTTTATATTTTTCCCGCTTTTTGTGTTAAATGGAGAAATTTGGGAGGGGGATAATGTTCTTTTTTGAAAAAAAAGATTAACTTTATAATTGTTGTATTCCAATAGCGGATATGGGTTATCTTTATTTAACATTGATGTTTGTGTTGTCAGCTGTCAATTTGGCAGTGCTTTCTCTGCGTTTCCAGAACCAGAGAAATAATTACGTTTATTATTCTTTTTACGCCATTCTTGTTGCAAATTTTGGCCATTGGCTGCTCGGTTTTTCGGAAACGGTTGAAGGGGCGATTATCGCCAATAAGGTGAACTACCTTGGTGGGTCGTTCCTTCCGATGTTCATGTTCTTTGCGCTTTTGAAAGTCTGCAAGATGACAATTCCGAAGTGGCTGCACCTGACTCTTATCCTCATGAGCTTTACGATTTGCGCACTGGCTATGACGGTCGGGTATTTCCCTGCTTATTACAAGACTGTGGAATATGTGGTTCATGCGGGTGTCGGTAATTATGTCGCGACGTACGGATGGGCTCACGGCCTGTTCAATGCGTTCTTGTTGAGCTATGTTATTTTGGATATTTGGGTTATCGTCCGTGCAATCATGCACCAGAAAATGGTCTCGCTCAAAAATATTGCGGCGATGATTATTGGCGAAATTGCAACGATTTTCTCGTTCTTCTTGGCTCGTTATTTAGGCAGCGACATGCTTGTCATGCCGGCTATCTATGTGATTGACCAAATCCTTTTGCTCTATATTTGTAACAACGTCAAGTGGTACGATATTACGGAATGTGTGATTGAATCCATCGAAACCGAAAGTTCTTGTGCGTATATGTCGTTCTCGGTTGATTGCGCTTACTTGGGTGCAAACCGGATTGCAATGGATTTCTTCCCGGAACTTGTAAAGATGAGGGTGGACGCTCACCTGAAGGGCGAAACGGAATTGCAACAGCACATCATGTCGTGCATTGAAAAATACCGTAGGTCCAAAATCTTGACGGATTACAGCCAAATGACGGAATTCAATTATTTGGGACGTCATTACAAGTGCGAAGTGAAGGTCTTGAGACAAGTTCATGGAAAGAATGTGTTCTTGTTTAGAATTGAAGACAATACGCAGGAACAGCAGTATATCGATGCACTCGGTCGTAGCAATTCCATGTTGCAAAAGAACATGGTAAAGACCGAAAACGAAAAACTCTCGGTGCAGGAAAAGTGGATTGTCGGTATGGCGCAGATGGCCGAAAGCCGTGCAGGTAATATGGAAGGTCATATCAAGCGCACTAGCGAAGTCGTGAAAATTTTAGTGTCGATGATGCGCAAGAAAGGCATAGACAATTTGTCTGATAAATTCCTTGATGTGTTGATTGCAGCTGCACCGATGTACGACTTGGGCAAGGTCGCCATTGACGATGCCGTATTGCGTAAGCCGGGCCGCTTTAATTTTGATGATTACGAAATCATGAAGACCCATGCGGCGAAGGGCGCTAATATCATTGAAAAGCTTCTCTCCGATGTCAAGGACAGTTATTTTGTCAGCGTCGCTAAGAACATGGCGCTTTATCATCATGAACGTTGGGATGGTACAGGGTATCCGGAACGTCGCTCTGGTGAGAATATTCCGATGGAAGCTCGTATCATGGCTCTTGCGGACGTGTACGATGCTTTGGTGAGCAAGCGTTGCTATAAGGAACGCATGTCTTTCCGTGAAGCTCGTGATGTGATTGTTGCGTCGATGGGTAAACAGTTTGACCCGCATTTGAAAGACTGCTTCTTGGAATGTCAAGACCAGTTGATGGATTATTATTGTTCTGTGGATCATTGATGAACTTGTCTTGAGAGAAGCGGTATGTTTGTTATTTATTACTTGATTGCGATGTGTGTCTTTTCGGGGGTGAACGCCTGCCTGCTTTCGTATTTTTACCGTAGGCCGCTAAACTCCTTTTTTACGGCATTCTTCTTTTCGATTGTTCTTGCTGATTTTGGCTACCTCTTTTTGGCGCTCTCGACGACGATTGAAGGGGCTATTGTTGCAAATAAGGTGTGCTATTTGGGTGCATGCTTTTTGCCGTTATTCCTGTTCCTTTTGATTTGCCGTTTGTGCTCGTTTAATATTCCACGTTGGTCGAAATTGTTGCTGTTCCTGTACAGCGCTTTAGTTTTTGCCCTTTCGTGTACGGTTGGCTTTAGCGATGTGTTCTATGAATCGGTTCGCTATGTTATCCTGAACGGTTTTGGCAGTTATATTCCGACGTATGGGCCTGGCCATATTTTGTGGGACTTGTTGCTTTATTTTTATGCTGTTGCCAATTTGGTGGTTATTGGTATTGCTGCAAAGAAAAAACGCAATGTTAGCTATAAGACTTTGATGGCGATTGCATCGCTTGCTTTTGTTTCGATTGCATCGTTTATTTTGACGCGCTATCTGGAAAATGACACCTTGCTCATGCCGCTTGTTTACTTGATTGATGAACTGGTGTTGCTTTATGTTTGCGCCCTGGTGAAAATGCACGATGTGATGAACAGTGTGCTTGAATCGCTTGAAGCTGAGAATACAGCGGCGTACGTGGCGTTCTCTCCGAAAGGGCTTTATCTTGGTTGCAACGATATTGCAATTAGGTATTTCCCGGATTTGTTGGATTGCCGTGTAGACCATGTCTTGCCGACGAATACTGAAATAGCTTCTTCCTTTAAAGAAGGCATGGAGCAACTGAAAAACTCCAGTGGTGACTGGGTTTATCGCTTTACATACAAGGAACGTTATTTCAAGGCGGTAATGAGGAATGTGCACCAAAATAAGAAGTTGCAGATATTACTGTTCCGTATTGAAGATGAAACAAATATCCAGCGCTACATTGAACGCTTGGATGCCAATAACACGGAATTAGCAGCTCTTATCAAGAATAACAAAGATCAAATTCGCCTTTTCCAGAACCAGATGCTTGTTGGCATGGCTGAA
It encodes the following:
- a CDS encoding HD domain-containing phosphohydrolase, which produces MGYLYLTLMFVLSAVNLAVLSLRFQNQRNNYVYYSFYAILVANFGHWLLGFSETVEGAIIANKVNYLGGSFLPMFMFFALLKVCKMTIPKWLHLTLILMSFTICALAMTVGYFPAYYKTVEYVVHAGVGNYVATYGWAHGLFNAFLLSYVILDIWVIVRAIMHQKMVSLKNIAAMIIGEIATIFSFFLARYLGSDMLVMPAIYVIDQILLLYICNNVKWYDITECVIESIETESSCAYMSFSVDCAYLGANRIAMDFFPELVKMRVDAHLKGETELQQHIMSCIEKYRRSKILTDYSQMTEFNYLGRHYKCEVKVLRQVHGKNVFLFRIEDNTQEQQYIDALGRSNSMLQKNMVKTENEKLSVQEKWIVGMAQMAESRAGNMEGHIKRTSEVVKILVSMMRKKGIDNLSDKFLDVLIAAAPMYDLGKVAIDDAVLRKPGRFNFDDYEIMKTHAAKGANIIEKLLSDVKDSYFVSVAKNMALYHHERWDGTGYPERRSGENIPMEARIMALADVYDALVSKRCYKERMSFREARDVIVASMGKQFDPHLKDCFLECQDQLMDYYCSVDH
- the rpsO gene encoding 30S ribosomal protein S15 — protein: MATITKEKAAELTAQFGANEKDTGNVRVQIAILTEKIKNLTEHIKTNKKDFHSLRGLSAMVAKRKNLLKYYGEKDIIAQRALIKELGLRG
- the pnp gene encoding polyribonucleotide nucleotidyltransferase, with the protein product MLDPKEVSVNLPDGRVITFETGRIAKQARGSAVAKMGDAFVLSTVCYGEEKDGDFFPLTVEYREKSYAAGRLPGGYSKREPGRPSDEEILSARIIDRPIRPMFPENFTREVQVIVQVLSSDKKFAPDVLGVSAASLSIGLSELPFEQQVAAVRVAVVDGQNVVMPTYDQVAVADLDLVVAGTEDSVCMVEGGAYEVSEDTMIGAILAGHEVIKEMCKAQQQLVDRCSKPKMELKPKFVGEEHDKLVATVKEVVWDELNKDVHSNMVKTDFYPAMADLCAKMLEDPRILAIIGEGEAQNAQLAADAKGIFSDLERTAMREMILNEGVRLDGRTTTEVRPIEIEMGVLPRAHGSAIFQRGETQGLVICTLGTKADEQRFESLQGEGAKSYMLHYNFPPFSVGECKKLGLSRREIGHGHLAERSLAAVLPLPEDFPYTIRVVSEIMESNGSSSMASVCGGCLSLMDAGVPIKAPVAGIAMGLISEKGSVKEGGKIKILSDITGTEDHLGDMDFKVTGTAEGITAFQMDIKIRGITPELMREALEQARQGRIHILGKMAELGLPAPRPHVSEKAPTMLKMRIPTTKIRDVIGSGGSVIKGMQAQTGCTINIDDNGNIDIAAPTGKAGEVCRRMIEELTAEPEPGRKYKGKVKTIQPFGAFVEILPGRDGLVHISELADRRVEKVEDVVHVGDEVEVLCLGVDPKGKVKLSIKALLPPKPAAPAEAAPEAPAAEAPAPEA
- a CDS encoding HD domain-containing phosphohydrolase, with amino-acid sequence MFVIYYLIAMCVFSGVNACLLSYFYRRPLNSFFTAFFFSIVLADFGYLFLALSTTIEGAIVANKVCYLGACFLPLFLFLLICRLCSFNIPRWSKLLLFLYSALVFALSCTVGFSDVFYESVRYVILNGFGSYIPTYGPGHILWDLLLYFYAVANLVVIGIAAKKKRNVSYKTLMAIASLAFVSIASFILTRYLENDTLLMPLVYLIDELVLLYVCALVKMHDVMNSVLESLEAENTAAYVAFSPKGLYLGCNDIAIRYFPDLLDCRVDHVLPTNTEIASSFKEGMEQLKNSSGDWVYRFTYKERYFKAVMRNVHQNKKLQILLFRIEDETNIQRYIERLDANNTELAALIKNNKDQIRLFQNQMLVGMAEMVNNKDGFTGAHLKRTKEVVSILVEKMQRDPNLNYSKEFYDDMIAAAPMHDIGKIAIDDKVLCKPGKFTEEEFAEMKTHAEKGAIIIKNLLSNFQSELFVEIAKNMAGGHHERWDGSGYPYGLKGESIPLEARVMAIADVYDALVSKRCYKDAFSFDEAYNIIDSSMGKHFDPSLKKYFDQSRGELEAYYKKECEAERAEAEKAAAEKS
- a CDS encoding response regulator — translated: MNQNFFKRNLVVSLLLVAFLFIVTNVSFLYINGKAIDDSWDSLDEVAYASEAKLGFLGRSLLSALTNISTVVGMEEDMLSESMVRMIRGSRIGPLVSAARLYLPDGHIIVDQGVVFDSSYIQHYNSIVSSKPYISKVGRDVVHSENIVFEQFVPVRRRGQVVAMLSAVSDIRPLYGFVATSAFKGKTSLVVLDRRDGSFVVEKTGKWNSFNDFIRTITPKSGYSLEEWAANVMKGELAHLAYEEQSSDDEKLLVSLPLFGGSWSLILYVNKNIAFARVDTIRRFYIAVSAIELLVILLYLLRMVWNARRMAEAESSEYSEIADALSGTYECIFYVNVLDDTFDSFHADTLMNKLHESVNGRDFFFESISSLRNNLYEDDLEIVMHFMEKGAFLKRLEENSSASVEYRLVIDGVPQYYRMKVIRSHKDENHVIVAIENIDSEVNKAIAQRQELDRNNRVIESLASDFDFVNYVTIGDDAASDYVVTYRASSVLLKAIPGWSLEKSFTKRMELLQKYLVCDSDKLQFHEQANRDRLVTVLKDESVVHINFKINLDGKEVFYQMKVIADKDEIGNLKGLVFGLHSVDDEIKKQMQIQSNLKRNLEIIDILSEDYSSLFYFNLVDNTSGVLAVREDIRGALKDLFANCERLEDVFKAFVLDMAHPDDRDKLIGLASREVVAEKLEHQKRLTIVFRHLYGSEYKYTRLVFAKAEPTDVPAKLIAVGFVEVDDQYRAETEHQENIDRIMSLSDQYEIVFDIDIDTGMFSTSLNGSKFKDAIDEKTGEALIFFKDKEGDLQKSVYKDDLPHVLRSINRDVVLTRLQNENSFVQDYRRVTTNGLKWYRLKVTKMGDWSKSHRVLVGLFNNDIVYRKEIAQQAALEQALEMAKSASRAKTMFLNNMSHDIRTPMNAIIGYTELATMHLDNKDLVKNFLGKIELSSNHLLSLINDVLDMSRIESGKLNLNEKPEHIPEIIHTLKDIVQADINARKLQFFANSIGIRNEDVVCDKLRMNQVLLNVISNAIKYTPIGGSIWFSVEQKACDEPGFGAYEFRIRDSGIGMSEEFLPKIFDAFTRVNSSTVSGIQGTGLGMAITKNIVDMMDGTIDVSSKVDEGTDVVLNFQFKLAPAKQELTKVKELEGKKILVVDDDVDCIRSIPQIFNAMGVEVDCCYSGAEALEKVQKAKASGFAYDAFLVDWRMPDMDGINTTTRLREELGDDILVIVMSAYEWSDIEDKALAVGIRNFVSKPVFPSDARETLLQSFGLLQTDAPVTDKKVCFSGKKVLLVDDNELNREIAEEILEDCGIVVTTACDGEKAVEYMRTVTPGACDLILMDVQMPIMDGYEATRQIRKLNKVAAEIPIIAMTANAFADDQQAALDAGMNEHVAKPVNVNKLKEVLSRFL